The following are from one region of the Variovorax sp. V213 genome:
- a CDS encoding ABC transporter substrate-binding protein, with amino-acid sequence MKTQPSVSRRSRKLALLAPTALAALTLACGAVSAKTLVYCSEGSPENFYPGVNTTGTSFDVTTQVYNTIVEFERGGTKVVPGLAEKWDISADGTQYTFHLRKGVKWHSTSKTFKPTRDFNADDFIFMLERQWKESDPFFKVTSQNHSYFNDMGMPKLLKSVDRIDEYTVKIVLNQAEAPFLANLAMQYAGIQSKEYAIAMLKAGTPEKVDQDPIGTGPFYLVQYQKDAVIRFKAFPQYWGGKAKIDDLVFAITPDASVRWAKLQKGECHVMPYPNPADLDAIRKDPNVQVLEQPGLNVGYLSYNTTKKPFDDVRVRKAINMAINKKAIIDGVYLSTGVAAKNPIPPTLWSYNDAVKDDPYDPEAAKKLLAQAGFPDGFSTDLWAMPVQRPYNPNAKRIAELMQADLAKINVKAEIKSFEWGEYRKRLQAGEHQMGMLGWTGDNGDPDNFLYTLLGCASAKSASGSNISKFCYQPYEDLVLKAKSTTKQADRDALYKKAQVIFKEQAPWFTIAHAVQLKPVRKEVVDFKLSPFGRHTFYGVDIK; translated from the coding sequence ATGAAGACCCAGCCATCCGTTTCGCGCCGCTCACGAAAGCTGGCGCTCCTGGCACCGACAGCGCTTGCGGCCCTTACCCTGGCCTGTGGCGCCGTGTCCGCCAAGACGCTGGTCTATTGCTCGGAGGGCAGTCCCGAGAACTTCTATCCGGGCGTGAACACCACCGGCACCTCGTTCGATGTGACCACGCAGGTCTACAACACCATCGTCGAGTTCGAGCGTGGCGGCACCAAGGTCGTGCCCGGCCTGGCGGAAAAATGGGACATCTCGGCCGATGGCACGCAGTACACCTTCCACCTGCGCAAGGGCGTCAAGTGGCACAGCACCAGCAAGACCTTCAAGCCCACGCGCGACTTCAATGCCGACGACTTCATCTTCATGCTCGAGCGGCAGTGGAAGGAGAGCGATCCCTTCTTCAAGGTCACGAGCCAGAACCACTCCTACTTCAATGACATGGGCATGCCCAAGCTGCTGAAGTCGGTCGACCGCATCGATGAGTACACGGTGAAGATCGTGCTCAACCAGGCCGAGGCGCCATTCCTCGCCAACCTCGCGATGCAGTACGCCGGCATCCAGTCGAAGGAATACGCCATCGCCATGCTCAAGGCCGGCACGCCCGAGAAGGTCGACCAGGACCCGATCGGCACCGGCCCGTTCTACCTCGTGCAGTACCAGAAGGACGCGGTCATCCGCTTCAAGGCCTTCCCGCAGTACTGGGGCGGCAAGGCGAAGATCGACGACCTCGTGTTCGCGATCACGCCCGACGCCTCGGTGCGCTGGGCCAAGCTGCAGAAGGGCGAATGCCACGTCATGCCCTACCCGAACCCGGCCGACCTCGACGCCATCCGCAAGGACCCGAACGTGCAGGTGCTCGAGCAGCCCGGGCTCAACGTGGGCTACCTCTCGTACAACACCACCAAGAAGCCCTTCGACGACGTGCGCGTGCGCAAGGCCATCAACATGGCGATCAACAAGAAGGCGATCATCGACGGCGTGTACCTGTCGACCGGCGTGGCCGCGAAGAACCCGATCCCGCCCACGCTGTGGTCCTACAACGACGCGGTCAAGGACGATCCCTACGATCCCGAGGCCGCGAAGAAGCTGCTGGCGCAGGCCGGTTTTCCCGATGGCTTCTCGACCGACCTGTGGGCCATGCCGGTGCAGCGACCCTACAACCCGAACGCCAAGCGCATTGCCGAGCTGATGCAGGCCGATCTCGCCAAGATCAATGTCAAGGCCGAGATCAAGAGCTTCGAGTGGGGCGAATACCGCAAGCGCCTGCAGGCCGGCGAGCACCAGATGGGCATGCTGGGCTGGACCGGCGACAACGGCGACCCGGACAATTTCCTCTATACGCTGCTGGGCTGCGCCTCTGCCAAATCGGCGAGCGGCAGCAACATCTCCAAGTTCTGCTACCAGCCGTACGAAGACCTCGTGCTGAAGGCCAAGAGCACCACCAAGCAGGCTGACCGCGATGCGCTCTACAAGAAGGCGCAAGTCATCTTCAAGGAGCAGGCGCCGTGGTTCACCATCGCGCATGCGGTGCAGCTGAAGCCGGTGCGCAAGGAGGTCGTCGACTTCAAGCTCAGTCCGTTCGGCCGCCACACCTTCTATGGCGTCGACATCAAGTAG
- a CDS encoding peptide ABC transporter ATP-binding protein, protein MSGDFVVEARNLQRTYEIRRGMFRAPAQLRAVGDISFRIERGRTLAVVGESGCGKSTLARMVALIEKPTAGQLTLIGHDAVDPPSERRRELRQAVQLVFQNPYGSLNPRKKISTVLEDPLAINTTLGKTERAAKAREMLARVGLRPEYANRYPHMFSGGQRQRIAIARALMLEPRLLVADEPVSALDVSIQAQVLNLLADLQAELGLAYLFISHDLGVVRHIAHDVLVMYLGHAVEQGPKARIFARPLHPYTQALLASTPGLSSQRIVLKGELPSPLNPPPGCVFSTRCPHVTQRCREERPLLRALDERLVACHYAEKFLDGAAPVRADVPPLVVSLATNP, encoded by the coding sequence GTGAGCGGCGATTTCGTCGTGGAGGCGCGCAACCTGCAGCGCACCTATGAAATACGGCGCGGCATGTTCCGCGCGCCGGCGCAGCTGCGCGCGGTGGGAGATATCTCGTTTCGCATCGAGCGCGGCCGCACGCTGGCGGTGGTCGGCGAATCGGGCTGCGGCAAGTCCACGCTCGCGCGCATGGTCGCGCTGATCGAGAAGCCGACGGCCGGGCAGCTCACGCTGATCGGCCACGACGCGGTGGACCCGCCCTCCGAGCGCCGGCGCGAGCTGCGCCAGGCCGTGCAGCTGGTGTTCCAGAACCCCTATGGTTCGCTCAATCCGCGCAAGAAGATCTCCACCGTTCTCGAAGATCCGCTGGCCATCAACACCACGCTCGGCAAGACCGAGCGCGCTGCCAAGGCGCGCGAGATGCTCGCACGCGTGGGCCTGCGGCCCGAGTACGCGAACCGCTATCCGCACATGTTCTCGGGCGGGCAGCGCCAACGCATTGCCATTGCGCGTGCACTCATGCTGGAGCCGCGCCTCCTGGTGGCCGACGAGCCCGTGTCGGCGCTCGACGTGTCGATCCAGGCGCAGGTGCTGAACCTGTTGGCCGACCTGCAGGCCGAACTCGGCCTGGCCTATCTCTTCATCTCGCACGACCTGGGCGTGGTGCGGCACATCGCGCATGACGTGCTGGTGATGTACCTCGGCCATGCGGTGGAGCAGGGCCCGAAGGCGCGCATCTTCGCGCGGCCGCTGCATCCGTATACGCAGGCGCTGCTGGCGTCCACGCCCGGGCTCAGCAGCCAGCGCATCGTGCTCAAGGGCGAGCTGCCATCGCCGCTGAATCCGCCTCCGGGTTGCGTCTTCAGCACGCGCTGCCCGCACGTGACGCAGCGCTGCCGCGAGGAGCGGCCCTTGCTGCGCGCGCTCGACGAGCGGCTGGTGGCCTGCCACTACGCCGAGAAGTTTCTCGATGGCGCGGCTCCCGTGCGCGCCGACGTCCCGCCGCTCGTCGTTTCCCTGGCGACGAATCCCTAA